In Methanomassiliicoccales archaeon, the genomic window TCATCCCACCCATGACGGTATACTTGTTGTTCGACGCCCATCCACCGATCAAAATGGCGAAGGGGGCGATGGAGAACACGGCGAAGATCAGGAGCAATCCGGTTTGAAGGTTGGCCAGAGCAAAATCGGGGCTCAAAGGGATCAGCCCTATCATCATGCAGGACATTCCAATCAGAATGACTGGTGCCGCGTTATAGACCCAGATGTCGACGTCCTTAGGGATGATGATCTCCTTGACGAAGGCCTTGAGACCATCGGCGAAGTTCTGGAACAGGCCGAGGACGCCCACCTGGGTACCGCGGCGGTCCATGAGCCTTCCCAGGATCTTCCTCTCTTCCCAAATGAAAGTAATCGAGATCAAGAATCCCACTATGAAGACGATGAGCGCCGCCACGGCGTTCGTTAGGAAATAGACCACGCCGGAGGATGTGAACCAGTCAGCGACATCGTGCAGCCCGATAAAGTTGAATATCCAGGCCACTACCTGCATCAGCCAGAGGGATAGGCCATAAGCGAACTCGAAGAGGCCGTTCATTTGCTCACCGGTCCGTCTCCCCGAGGCACATGTCAATCGATCCCATGATCGCCGGCACGTCCGCGATCTTATAACCGACAAGATACGCTGGCGCCGCGCTCACCGAGACGAATACCGGGGAACGCACCTTCAACCGGTATGGGTGGTCATCGCCGTTCCCGATGACATACATGAACCCCTCGCCCCTCGGGTCCTCCACGTGCGCCCAGCCGGCCTTGCCTTTGGGCGCGGTGCGCGGAGGCTTGACCCGGTAGGGGCCCTGGGGAATCTTCTTAATCGCCTGTCTTATGATCTTGCAGGACTCGTACATCTCGTCTACTCTGACGCGGTACCGGGCGAAGGCGTCGCAGCCTGTCTCGTAGCAGACATCGAAGTCGATGTCGGAGTACGCCTCATAGGGATCATCCTTGCGGATATCATATTCAACGCCGCTGCCCCTCAAGTTCGGCCCTGTGACGCCAAGGTTCTTGGCCTGCTCCGCAGTGAGTTTCCCCACATCCTCCATCCTCATTCGGAAGATCGCGGACTCGTCGCAAAGCGCCTCTACGATTGCCAGCCGCTTCTCGAAAACCTTCAAGACACGGGTGAAGTCGCGCTCGAAGTTGGCCGGGACGTCGTTGCGAACGCCTCCGATCCGAGTATAGTTATATGTCAGCCTTGCGCCGCACAGATTCTGCATCAGGTCGAGGAACAGCTCCCTCTCCCTAACGCAGTAAAGGAAGATGGTGTAGGAGCCTAGGTCAGTTCCCAGAGCAGCGAGCCACATCAAGTGCGAGCCGATCCTCTGCGCTTCCAGCACGATGGTGCGGATGTACTTGGCGCGCTCCGGGACCTCCAGCTCTAGCATGTTCTCCACGGTCGAGCAGTACAGGTGGCTCCAGCTCATGGAGGAACCGTAGCATAGCCTGTCGGCCATGGGGATGATCTGCGGGTACATCCGGTTCTCGGCGAGCTTCTCCCAGCCGCGGTGCAGGTATCCAATAATTGGTTCAGCCTGGGTTATGGTCTCGCCATCGATTTTGACTCTGAGGTTCCACAGACCATGCGTCATAGGATGCTGCGGACCCATGTTCAGCCACATCTCGGCCATTTAAACCCTCCTCCCGCCGACGAAATCTTTTCGATAGGGGAAGTAGTCCGTGCCCTCCGGCGTCAATATCCTTTCCAGTCTCGGATGGCCGATGAAAATGATGCCGAACATATCGTAGGTCTCGCGCTCATGCCAGTTCGCCCCGCCCCAAAGTGGGGTGACCGAATCCACCTCTGGCTTGTCGCGGGGCAACTCCACGATTATCTCCGCCGTCACCCGGTTCGAATAGGAAGTGATATGGTACACCGCCCACATCTTCTTCTCCTCTAGCCAGTCCACGCCACTCACGGCGGTAATGTGGTCGAAGTCGAGTGCGTCCTTCATGAACTTGGCCACGTTCAGCAGACCGACCTTGTCCACCATGGCGAAGACGCGGTTGTGCGTGACCTTCGTGATCTTAACGTATTCGGGGAACCTATCGATAAGCTCCTTCGCAACGATTTCGCCTGTTTTGCCCCCGGCAGCCAATCCCGCTCTTTGTGCCACTTCCCCCACCTCAGTCTTCCAGGAAAGTCCCCTTCATTTCCTTGTGGATCTTCTTATGCAACTTCATGAACCCGTCGATCATCGCTTCTGGACGAACCGGGCAGCCGGGGATGTAGATATCCACAGGGATGAAGGTGTCGACGCCCTGTACGACATTGTAAGAGTCATACCACGGGCCTCCAGAAATCGCGCACTCGCCCATGGCCACGACCCACCTAGGTTCGGCCATTTGTTCGTAAAGGCGGCGTAGGTCCGGGCGCAGCTTGGCGGTGACCCAGCCGTTGATTAGGAGGACATCGGTCTGCCTGGGGGACGACCTGTAGATTATGCCCAAGCGCTCCGCATCGAACCGCGAGCCGGAGGCGGCGGCCATTTCCAAGGCGCAGCAGGCGACGCCGAAGTGCAAAGGGTAGTTGGCGTTGCGCAGCGCCCAGCTCCATATCGGCGCCGTGATCTTGTCAACCGCCTTCTTCGCGCCCGAGGCCGTCAATAGTTGGTCCATGACGTTCTTCGACCATACCAGGAACTCCTGGGCGGACATCGCGATGGCGTTGGGAGCGAGGCTCAGATCCATAGTATCTTCTCCTTCTTCAGAGCGTATGTGACCCCGATGACCAGCAGGACCAGGAAGATCACCATGTACCACCTGGCGTTGTCGCTCAGGTCAGCGAGCACAAGCGCCCATATCATCAGGAAAACGGTCACGATGTCAAAAATGACGAAAATGATGGCATATATGTAGAATTGAACGTGGAATTGGATCTGTCCGTGCCCGATAGGCTGTTCACCGCACTCGTAGGTCATCTTCTTCTGCGGCTGGAATCGCGTCGGCCGGAAGAACCTTGATGCCCAGAAAGCCAATGCCGGGAACAGGATGGCTATCAGTGCAAAGACGGCCACCGGATAATAGTCGTCAATGAGCATTATAGGGGCAATATTCTACCATTATTTAAACTTTCGAGATTTGTACTGGATGGGCATGAATTGCATCGTTTCTCTGCGAGGAAAGCGCCTTCTCCCTCGATATCCGCTGCTTCCTCCCTATTCTCAAGGATGATTCTGGCTTAACACCATTTAACGCTTCTCGGACTCGACGATGGAATCGTGAGAAAATAGTCAACACCCCGACTGCTTAGCCAAAAGGGGTCAATGATGCCGAAAAAGGTGGCGATTCTAGCTGAGGACGACTACGAGGACCTGGAGCTTTAGTACCCGCTCATCCGGTTGAAGGAGGCCGGTCATTCTGTCACCATAGTGGGATCAGGAAGAAGCGAGATGTTCAAGAGCAAGCACGGATACGAGGTCAAGGCCGACATCTCGGCAGATATGACGGATCAAGAAGAATTCGACGCAGTCGTCATACCAGGTGGATTCGCCCCGGACCGCCTACGCCGCTTTCCGGCGGTGAACGAATTCGTCAAGCGCATGTTCCAGGAGGGAAGGTGGTGGCGGCAATTTACCATGGCGGGTCTGTCCTGGCTTCGGCGAACATCCTCAGGGGCAGGAAGGTCACTTGCTTCATGTCGATAAAGGACGATGTTATGAACGCCGGGGCACGCTATCTTGACCAAGAGGTAGTGGTGGACAGCAACTTGATCACATCACACTTTCCTGCTGACCTTCCGGCATTCATGAAAGCAATCCTATTGGCCTTGAAGAGATGACATTTTTCACAACGCCAGGACGGGCGTGTCAGACCCTCGCAAACTGTTTAAATAGTATCTTACAGATAGTCTTTTTCCTCAAGCCTTCACAGGCTGGATTGGTTGATTGTCATGAAGATTGGGTTCATAGGCGCGGGCAATATGGCCGAGGCGCTAATGAAGGGCATCATCTCCGCTGGACTTGCAATGAAAGAAGAGATCACTGCCGGGGAGATAGTCGTTGAGCGAAAAGAATACATCGCCCGGACCATCGGCGCGAGGACGACCACCGACAACGTCGAGGTCGTGAAGTCGGCGAACATCATCGTGCTGGCCGTGAAGCCACAACAGATGGGAACGGTCTTGGAAGAGCTCAAACCCTACCTCACCGTTGACCACCTGCTCATCTCCATCGCCGCCGGCATTAGGATTTCATACATCGAGTCGAAGCTGAACGTCGGTGTCAGGGTCATAAGGGTCATGCCCAACAACCCCTGCCTCGTCGCCGCGTCCGCGTCGGCATTCTCTCTGGGAAAGTGTGCCAAACCGCATGACAAGGACCTGGTGATGCGCATCCTGCAGTCCGTTGGGATAGCATTCCAAGTGGACGAGAAGCTGCTGGACGCCGTCACAGGTCTAAGTGGCAGCGGGCCAGCGTTCGTCTACCTGGTCATCGAATCAATGGCGGACGGCGGCGTGCTGGCAGGACTGCCGAGGGACATCTCGCAGAAGCTAGCTGCGCAGACCGTGTTGGGCGCTGCAAAGACCGTCCTGGAGACCAACGGACATCCGGGATTCCTGAAGGACATGGTCGCTTCCCCCGCTGGGACGACAATCGAGGGCCTCAAGGTTCTAGAGAAGGCAGCTGTCCGGGGCGCGTTCATCGAGGCGGTCGAGGCCGCTGCAAAGAAGTCGAAAGAGCTAGGCGAGAAGAGCTAGGATATCTTCTAGCGCTCGCATCTCCCATCGTTCAACGGCAGTCCAAATCCAATTGTCATAGAAAAGGAGGAGGGAATGGGCTTGGATGGGGGAAAGACCCACGGGTCTAGGGCAAAAGTTGCCTGCCCGCGTTTTTTTTGACTGAAATCTAATTAGATAATGATGGGAATGATCGAGCGCCAAAGGAAGAAAAGTCACAAGTCAGAGGCAGGCTCACTTGCTCTTCCGCTTCGAACGCACCAGCCCGAACACCGCCCTAGGAAAGCTTCTAATTACTCCAGGTGTCTCCCACTCCAAGTCGCGCTTCTGGCATATGGTCGATTCCATAAGATCCCGAGCCCTTTCGCGGAGCCTGGAGAACCCTTCATCTCTCTTTGCCTGGTCGGCAATTACCATCACGCCGTCGATCTCGCGCATGAGCTGGCGGGCCATGTCAGTGCGGTCGATGCGGCATTTCAGCTCATCGTCGCCTATCAGGCCGCAATCGAACCTCGCCTTGTTCAGCACATCCGCCGCGTCGTAGGATGTTTCGACGATATCGTCGCGTGTCATCCATTTCGTCTCATAGGAGAGGACATACTTCCAGGAGGGGGATACCAATCTCGCCCGGTGCTCCTCCAATGTCCTGGCAAACACTTTATAGCCCGATTCTTCCGCATTCTCGAAGGCGTAGCTCCCCGGGTCGAGGAACGGGGCCAGGGGGGAGGTGAAGACGAACAGCCTCTTATCGTTAGCGACGAGCGAATAAAGGCGCCGGGAATAATCGGCGCTCTCCAGCGCGCTCTTCCTGTCCTGCTTCGGGAGGCCGACCATGAAGAAGAGGTCGAACCTCTGGCAGCCGTTGGCGAGAGCGCTCACGACGCTCTTCTCTATCGAAGGGGTGTCATACTTCCTCCCCAGCGCCATTCTCACCTCCTCCGAATGGGATTCGGGAGAGAATTCTATTGAATAGGAGGACAGCGAACCCTGGGCGGATTGGAAGAACTCCTTGTTCGCTGGTGTGAAAAGCTCCAGGACGACCTGGTTGTCGATGCCCAGCCTCTTCGCTTCTGAGAAGAAGCGGGTCGCGTAATCCTTGCCTCCCGCCCTCAGGTCTCCGACGACGAAGGTGGGCGATTTTAGAAAATTCTGGATGTGGTAGATGTCCTCGGCCACCTTCTCCGGGGCGCGGAACGCCGGCTTCCTCCTTCCTAGGAAGTGGTTCATGGCCGAACACGAGCCGCCGCACTCCAGGCATTGCTGGTAGCAGCCCCTTACGGTGAAAACGACGGTCAAAGGGTACCGGTCCCAGTCCTTGAACGGCTTGTGCCCTTCCAGATCGCGATGGCGGATGACCGATCGAACGATCCAACCGTAGTCGACGTCGATGTAATCCAGGTTCTCCGGAATGAAGGTCATCGGGTTCTCCGTGACCCTTTCTCCCTCCTTCCAAGTGAGGTTCTGTACCTTCTCCAGCGGGCTGCCCTCGTCTAGGGCGGCCAATAGCTCTGCCACCGGTATCTCAGTGGAGTCGCCGCGCATCACTAGGTCGACCTGAGGGTACCTTATCAATTCCTTATGGAAGTAGGTGCTCGAGTACCCGCCCATGAGCACCTTCGAGTCCGGATGCAGCTCCTTGACGAGACGCGCGACCTCCAATGCACCGTGGGCGTGAGGGAGCCAATGCAGGTCGATTCCGAATGTCTTAGCGTCAAGTTTCTTCAAGAACGCCGGAACGTCCAGGTTACGGTCGTTCAACATCATGCTGGCCAGGTTGACGATGCGCACTCTATAGCCGAGGGAGTGCAGATGCGCCGCGATGGTCATGAAGCCGAAGGGGTACATCTCGAAGACTGGCGTCGAGGGTACCAGATCGCTGACCGGACCGTAGAACAGGAACTCTTTCCTGAAGTCGTACACGCTTGGTGCATGGATCAGTATCAGGTCTTGCCTGGCCAACCTTCAGCCTCCTTGGGGCGAAAAATGGAACGGTCATATTAGTACTTTGGTTTCTTCCCTGGTCACTTACCGAAGCGCCTCTGTCTCAATTGGTAGGACCGGATGGCTCTCAGGAAATCCACTTTGCGGAAACCGGGCCAGTAGACATCGGTGAAGTACAGCTCGGCATAGGCAAGCTGCCAGAGCAGGAAGTTCGAGAGCCGCTCCTCGCCGGACGTCCTCAAGATCAGGTCCGGGTCCGGAAATGGCGCGGTGTACAACGACTTGGAGACGACGCTCTCGTCGATATCGTCCACGCTCATCTCCCCATCTTTGACCTTCTGGGCGATGGCCTTGATGGCCTGGATGATCTCCTGCCTGGAGCCGTAAGCGACGGCGATGTTGTAGAAGTAGTTGCTATATGATGCCGACTTGGCCTCTGCATATTCGATGGCCTTCTGCAGCCTCTCCGGCAGCAGCTCCCTCTGCCCGAGCACGCTCACCTTGATGCCGTGCTTGTGGATGCGTTCCTCATCTCCCAGCTTGTAGAAGTTCTCCTCGAACATGCGCAATAGGTAATCAACCTCTCCAGGCTCCCGGTTCAGGTTCTCGGTGCTGAAGGCGTAGACGGTGAGGATGCGTATGTCCAGCTCCAGGCACCACTCCATGACCTCTTCCAGCTTGTCCTTGCCTTTGACATGCCCTTCGGTGGTGGAAAGGCCGATCTCCCGGGCGAAGCGGCGGTTACCGTCCATGATGATGGCCACGTGGTTGGGCACATGGCCCTCTCGCACCTCCTTCAACAGCGACTTCTCGTAGGTCTGGTAGGCGGTGCTGGCTATCATCCGCGAGATCTCGTTCTTGATGATACTCCCTCACTCGGTCGGTCGCTCAATAAAGGCTGCAGCGATATCTATTTTTCCTGCGGTCCCGTATGGGTTGCCCGCCTCGATCACGCGCGTGGCTGGATGAGAGAAGATGGCGAACGGATACCACTTCGATGGAGAGGACTATAAGGCGCACTCCAGGCCGCAGAAGGACTGGGGCATGGCGGTCATCGATTCGCTCCAGCTGAAAGGGGATGAGAGCATTATCGATCTGGGTTGCGGGGACGGAGTGCTCTCGGCGGAACTGGCCCGTAGGGTCCCTCGGGGCCGAGTGCTGGGATTGGACAATTCGTCCTCGATGATCGAGACCGCAAGGAGCAACTGGGCTCCAAACCTGGACTTCCGCCTCCAGGACCTGACGCACATGGATTTCAGCGAAGTATTCGACCTCGCTTTCTCGAATGCCGCCTTGCACTGGATCAAGGACCAAGACACGTTTCTGCTAGGGCTGCACCGAGCGCTCAAGCCAGGAGGATGCCTTCGCTTCAACTTCGCCGGGGACGGCAATTGCCCTTCCATTTTCCGGGGAATGCGCGAGGCCATGTCCCATCCTAGGTTCACCTCGTACTTCGCCAGCTTCGAATGGCCCTGGCATATGCCAAGCGCCGGAGACTATGAGATCAAGCTGAGAGCGGCGGGCTTCAGGGATATCGAGGTCTGGATGCAGGATGCCGATCGAGCCTTCGAGAATGCGCAGGAGTTTTCGAAGTTCATCGTGAGCATGGGGCTGGTGCCGCTACTAGAACGAGTGCCAGAAGGAAGAGAGCGCGCGGCGTTCGAAAAGCACGCGGTCACAAGCATCCTGGAGCACAGCCACGTCGATGGAGGCTACTTCGAGGTCTTCCGAAGGATCAATGTCAAAGCGAGGAAATGAAAGGGATCAGGCCCAATCCTCAGGCAGCATGGCCGCTCTCATGCCCATGTCGAAGCAGCCCACTCCCGCAACAGCGCCGATCATTCCACGTCGGCCGGTGATCTCCACTATCTCCAGCTCCCCCTGCTCGGCCGCTTTCATGGCGTCCTCGATCTTCAGGATGTGCTGCTTCGCCCTCAGCCCGTAGTCTTCCAGCACCTTCGGCACCTTCAGTCCGGAGAAGATGGCCATGGCCGTGTGCTGGGAGAGAGTGTTCTCGCGCACGAACTTGATGACGAAGTCCTTCAGCGCCGGCACGTCCTTCGGTTCCACGGCGAAGGATATGCCCACGGCCACGCACTGCGTGGTTCTGTCCGGAGCTTTCGGATTGAGCTGCACTATCTTGTGCTCCAGGAAGTGACCG contains:
- the nuoB gene encoding NADH-quinone oxidoreductase subunit NuoB, producing the protein MDLSLAPNAIAMSAQEFLVWSKNVMDQLLTASGAKKAVDKITAPIWSWALRNANYPLHFGVACCALEMAAASGSRFDAERLGIIYRSSPRQTDVLLINGWVTAKLRPDLRRLYEQMAEPRWVVAMGECAISGGPWYDSYNVVQGVDTFIPVDIYIPGCPVRPEAMIDGFMKLHKKIHKEMKGTFLED
- a CDS encoding NADH-quinone oxidoreductase subunit A, producing the protein MLIDDYYPVAVFALIAILFPALAFWASRFFRPTRFQPQKKMTYECGEQPIGHGQIQFHVQFYIYAIIFVIFDIVTVFLMIWALVLADLSDNARWYMVIFLVLLVIGVTYALKKEKILWI
- the proC gene encoding pyrroline-5-carboxylate reductase; translation: MKIGFIGAGNMAEALMKGIISAGLAMKEEITAGEIVVERKEYIARTIGARTTTDNVEVVKSANIIVLAVKPQQMGTVLEELKPYLTVDHLLISIAAGIRISYIESKLNVGVRVIRVMPNNPCLVAASASAFSLGKCAKPHDKDLVMRILQSVGIAFQVDEKLLDAVTGLSGSGPAFVYLVIESMADGGVLAGLPRDISQKLAAQTVLGAAKTVLETNGHPGFLKDMVASPAGTTIEGLKVLEKAAVRGAFIEAVEAAAKKSKELGEKS
- a CDS encoding TIGR04190 family B12-binding domain/radical SAM domain protein, giving the protein MARQDLILIHAPSVYDFRKEFLFYGPVSDLVPSTPVFEMYPFGFMTIAAHLHSLGYRVRIVNLASMMLNDRNLDVPAFLKKLDAKTFGIDLHWLPHAHGALEVARLVKELHPDSKVLMGGYSSTYFHKELIRYPQVDLVMRGDSTEIPVAELLAALDEGSPLEKVQNLTWKEGERVTENPMTFIPENLDYIDVDYGWIVRSVIRHRDLEGHKPFKDWDRYPLTVVFTVRGCYQQCLECGGSCSAMNHFLGRRKPAFRAPEKVAEDIYHIQNFLKSPTFVVGDLRAGGKDYATRFFSEAKRLGIDNQVVLELFTPANKEFFQSAQGSLSSYSIEFSPESHSEEVRMALGRKYDTPSIEKSVVSALANGCQRFDLFFMVGLPKQDRKSALESADYSRRLYSLVANDKRLFVFTSPLAPFLDPGSYAFENAEESGYKVFARTLEEHRARLVSPSWKYVLSYETKWMTRDDIVETSYDAADVLNKARFDCGLIGDDELKCRIDRTDMARQLMREIDGVMVIADQAKRDEGFSRLRERARDLMESTICQKRDLEWETPGVIRSFPRAVFGLVRSKRKSK
- a CDS encoding NADH-quinone oxidoreductase subunit D — encoded protein: MAEMWLNMGPQHPMTHGLWNLRVKIDGETITQAEPIIGYLHRGWEKLAENRMYPQIIPMADRLCYGSSMSWSHLYCSTVENMLELEVPERAKYIRTIVLEAQRIGSHLMWLAALGTDLGSYTIFLYCVRERELFLDLMQNLCGARLTYNYTRIGGVRNDVPANFERDFTRVLKVFEKRLAIVEALCDESAIFRMRMEDVGKLTAEQAKNLGVTGPNLRGSGVEYDIRKDDPYEAYSDIDFDVCYETGCDAFARYRVRVDEMYESCKIIRQAIKKIPQGPYRVKPPRTAPKGKAGWAHVEDPRGEGFMYVIGNGDDHPYRLKVRSPVFVSVSAAPAYLVGYKIADVPAIMGSIDMCLGETDR
- a CDS encoding NADH-quinone oxidoreductase subunit C, whose product is MAQRAGLAAGGKTGEIVAKELIDRFPEYVKITKVTHNRVFAMVDKVGLLNVAKFMKDALDFDHITAVSGVDWLEEKKMWAVYHITSYSNRVTAEIIVELPRDKPEVDSVTPLWGGANWHERETYDMFGIIFIGHPRLERILTPEGTDYFPYRKDFVGGRRV
- a CDS encoding methyltransferase domain-containing protein encodes the protein MANGYHFDGEDYKAHSRPQKDWGMAVIDSLQLKGDESIIDLGCGDGVLSAELARRVPRGRVLGLDNSSSMIETARSNWAPNLDFRLQDLTHMDFSEVFDLAFSNAALHWIKDQDTFLLGLHRALKPGGCLRFNFAGDGNCPSIFRGMREAMSHPRFTSYFASFEWPWHMPSAGDYEIKLRAAGFRDIEVWMQDADRAFENAQEFSKFIVSMGLVPLLERVPEGRERAAFEKHAVTSILEHSHVDGGYFEVFRRINVKARK
- the uppS gene encoding polyprenyl diphosphate synthase, with the protein product MIASTAYQTYEKSLLKEVREGHVPNHVAIIMDGNRRFAREIGLSTTEGHVKGKDKLEEVMEWCLELDIRILTVYAFSTENLNREPGEVDYLLRMFEENFYKLGDEERIHKHGIKVSVLGQRELLPERLQKAIEYAEAKSASYSNYFYNIAVAYGSRQEIIQAIKAIAQKVKDGEMSVDDIDESVVSKSLYTAPFPDPDLILRTSGEERLSNFLLWQLAYAELYFTDVYWPGFRKVDFLRAIRSYQLRQRRFGK